In one Candidatus Thorarchaeota archaeon genomic region, the following are encoded:
- a CDS encoding aldehyde ferredoxin oxidoreductase family protein has product MKSNGYAGRILRVDLTDERIWTESLPREWIRDFIGGDGFAARVLYEEVGHDVDSLSPQNRLIVATGPVTGTLWPMSGRTVFVSKAAQTGIWGESHVGGFMGPELKYAGYDMLVVSGKAESPVVISILDDDADLLPADNLWGMTTAEVTAAIKKSRRDPDVQVAAVGPAGERLVRFASVIVNNARAAGRTGMGAVLGSKKVKAIAVRGHGAVEVARHDEFVQLATEAHMRVRSNPQAQQMHRWGTWILTAVKQSIGELPTYNHRTGVFDGWESLSGDHIRPRYTVSDRACFGCSLGCKKMNYVPDGPFAGTLEEGPEYEGLMAFGSSLGIADFATTLKANQICNRTGMDAISAGTTLSFAFEAFEQGLIDEKTTGGLRLQWGDGSAAVQLLEMIARREGLGDVLAEGTRRAAQRIGKGTEKLAIHVKGLEVSGQDGRTHRSIALSHATGARGADHLRSLVTVDQLGYREVAAKRWGADRLPEIIDPYTEKYKAAAVVETENTYCIRDTLIVCWYSVAWPPIFWIEDFARVLPLVTGIEQLGSVKELVRIAERQVTLKRLFNAREGIRREDDRLPDRFTKEPMPDGPGKGQLVNLDPMLDDYYRHRGWDVSTGLPTPETLRRLSLDWTARFA; this is encoded by the coding sequence TTGAAGTCGAATGGTTATGCTGGTCGCATTCTTCGGGTTGACCTGACCGACGAGAGGATATGGACTGAATCTCTGCCCCGTGAGTGGATTCGTGACTTCATTGGGGGCGACGGGTTCGCTGCACGAGTTCTCTACGAGGAGGTTGGTCATGACGTCGACAGTCTCTCCCCGCAGAACAGACTGATTGTTGCGACAGGGCCCGTCACTGGCACCCTCTGGCCAATGAGCGGCCGCACTGTGTTTGTGTCAAAGGCTGCACAGACTGGCATCTGGGGTGAGAGTCATGTGGGAGGTTTCATGGGGCCTGAGCTGAAGTATGCCGGCTACGATATGCTTGTGGTGTCAGGTAAAGCAGAGAGTCCAGTGGTGATATCAATTCTTGACGATGATGCGGACCTCCTCCCAGCAGACAATCTGTGGGGGATGACCACCGCAGAGGTGACAGCTGCCATCAAGAAGAGCCGCAGGGACCCCGATGTACAGGTCGCCGCAGTGGGCCCTGCTGGAGAACGGCTTGTCCGCTTTGCATCGGTAATTGTGAACAACGCGCGGGCAGCAGGTCGAACAGGAATGGGTGCAGTGCTGGGGTCCAAGAAGGTCAAGGCCATCGCGGTTCGCGGACACGGCGCAGTTGAAGTCGCTCGCCACGATGAGTTTGTTCAGCTTGCGACGGAGGCTCACATGAGGGTCCGAAGCAATCCCCAAGCGCAGCAGATGCACAGGTGGGGCACATGGATTCTCACTGCCGTGAAGCAGTCCATTGGAGAGCTACCCACATATAACCATCGAACCGGAGTCTTCGATGGCTGGGAGTCTCTGAGCGGCGACCATATTCGTCCTAGGTATACCGTGTCCGACCGTGCCTGTTTCGGATGTAGTCTTGGATGCAAGAAGATGAACTACGTTCCCGACGGCCCGTTTGCAGGAACACTCGAAGAGGGGCCTGAGTATGAAGGTCTCATGGCGTTCGGCAGCTCGCTAGGAATTGCTGACTTTGCCACCACGCTGAAGGCGAATCAGATCTGCAACAGGACCGGCATGGACGCCATCTCTGCTGGCACCACACTGAGTTTTGCCTTCGAGGCATTCGAACAGGGCCTTATCGATGAGAAGACAACAGGTGGACTCCGGCTGCAGTGGGGCGATGGCAGCGCGGCGGTGCAGCTACTGGAGATGATTGCTCGGCGGGAAGGTCTTGGAGACGTCTTGGCAGAGGGCACCAGACGTGCCGCGCAGAGGATTGGCAAGGGAACCGAGAAGCTGGCCATTCATGTGAAGGGTCTGGAGGTGTCCGGTCAGGATGGCAGGACACATCGGAGCATAGCTCTGTCACACGCTACTGGTGCGAGAGGCGCCGACCATCTTCGTAGTCTTGTCACAGTGGACCAACTTGGTTACAGGGAGGTTGCGGCGAAGAGATGGGGCGCGGACAGACTGCCTGAGATCATCGACCCATATACCGAGAAGTACAAGGCTGCTGCCGTGGTGGAGACCGAAAACACCTACTGCATACGCGACACGCTGATCGTCTGCTGGTACTCGGTGGCGTGGCCTCCGATCTTCTGGATTGAAGACTTTGCCCGTGTGTTGCCTCTGGTCACGGGTATAGAGCAGTTGGGCAGTGTGAAGGAGCTCGTACGTATTGCTGAGCGACAGGTGACACTCAAGCGTCTGTTCAATGCACGCGAGGGCATCCGCAGAGAGGACGACAGACTGCCCGACCGATTCACAAAGGAACCGATGCCGGATGGACCCGGCAAGGGGCAGCTGGTCAACCTCGACCCCATGCTCGATGACTACTATCGCCACAGAGGATGGGATGTCTCGACCGGACTCCCGACCCCTGAAACACTACGCAGGCTTTCTCTGGACTGGACTGCCAGATTTGCCTGA
- a CDS encoding 4Fe-4S dicluster domain-containing protein, which yields MPSQLSVDYTKCTGCRICELACSAKNEGKFQPALARLKIVKYDDLGVDIPNVCGPCEEAPCVDVCPVYAMVRDPVSKMTYVNQDKCILCKSCVGVCVNGVIVLDTVRMRILKCDHCGGDPECAKACPTGAIRYASVGRIGLMGRHGKVTAYLREIRRVVTGH from the coding sequence ATGCCATCGCAGCTCTCAGTAGACTACACAAAGTGCACAGGCTGCAGAATCTGCGAACTTGCATGCTCCGCCAAGAATGAGGGCAAGTTCCAGCCTGCTCTTGCCAGGCTCAAGATTGTAAAATACGACGATCTGGGCGTTGACATCCCGAATGTCTGCGGCCCATGTGAAGAGGCTCCCTGCGTAGATGTGTGTCCTGTCTATGCGATGGTACGTGACCCGGTGTCCAAGATGACCTACGTCAATCAAGACAAGTGCATTCTATGCAAGTCCTGTGTCGGTGTATGCGTGAATGGGGTAATTGTCCTGGACACCGTGAGGATGCGCATACTCAAGTGTGACCACTGCGGCGGAGACCCTGAGTGTGCGAAGGCCTGCCCGACAGGAGCCATACGATACGCGTCGGTTGGACGCATAGGCCTAATGGGACGACACGGGAAGGTGACGGCATATCTGCGTGAGATAAGGCGCGTAGTCACGGGACACTGA
- a CDS encoding branched-chain amino acid aminotransferase produces the protein MCATACVRALELRIDRVPSGKAKAKPNDPMQVPFGTVFTDHMFIMEYSDGQWHDARIQPYGPLMLDPAALVLHYGQGIFEGMKAYRRGKRVFLFRPEMNLERLNRSAARMVMPTVDVSFVLSALKSLLRIERDWIPDVAGASLYIRPTMIASEARLGVKAAQQYLLYVILSPVGPYFKEGFSPIKVLVSDKYVRAARGGTGSAKTMGNYAMGLLAGKEASDSGHSQVLWLDAIERKYLEEAGTMNVFAVIDGEVLTPPLKDTILPGVTRDSVIELARQWGYTVHERELSIDEVISGVHANRVQELFGTGTAAVIAPIGMFTYKSKSYTVGEGKAGPLSRRLFEELMGLQCGERRDTHGWIVEVE, from the coding sequence ATGTGTGCGACTGCCTGCGTGAGAGCATTGGAACTCAGGATTGATCGTGTGCCATCTGGCAAAGCGAAGGCCAAGCCGAATGACCCAATGCAGGTGCCCTTTGGTACCGTGTTCACAGACCACATGTTCATTATGGAATACTCAGATGGCCAATGGCATGACGCACGGATCCAACCCTACGGCCCACTAATGCTCGACCCTGCTGCGCTGGTGCTGCACTACGGCCAGGGCATATTTGAGGGGATGAAGGCATACCGGCGGGGCAAGAGAGTCTTTCTCTTTCGTCCTGAGATGAATCTTGAACGACTCAACCGGTCAGCTGCAAGAATGGTAATGCCAACTGTCGACGTATCCTTTGTCCTGAGTGCGCTAAAGAGCCTGCTTCGCATAGAACGCGACTGGATTCCAGACGTCGCAGGTGCATCTCTCTACATCCGTCCCACAATGATAGCGTCAGAAGCCCGACTGGGTGTGAAGGCGGCACAGCAATACCTCCTCTATGTCATTCTGTCTCCTGTAGGTCCCTACTTCAAAGAGGGCTTCTCTCCAATCAAAGTGCTGGTGTCCGACAAGTATGTCAGAGCGGCTCGGGGAGGGACTGGTTCGGCCAAGACGATGGGCAACTACGCTATGGGGTTGCTGGCAGGCAAGGAGGCCTCGGATAGCGGTCACTCGCAGGTGTTATGGCTTGACGCTATTGAACGCAAGTACCTCGAAGAAGCGGGGACGATGAACGTGTTTGCCGTGATTGACGGGGAGGTCCTCACACCTCCACTGAAGGACACCATCCTGCCCGGCGTCACACGCGACTCGGTGATTGAGCTGGCGCGCCAGTGGGGGTACACTGTGCACGAGCGAGAGCTCTCAATAGACGAAGTCATTAGTGGTGTCCACGCTAATCGAGTTCAGGAACTCTTCGGCACAGGCACTGCCGCTGTGATTGCACCGATTGGTATGTTCACGTACAAGTCCAAGTCCTACACCGTTGGCGAAGGCAAGGCAGGTCCGCTGTCTAGGAGGCTGTTTGAGGAACTAATGGGGCTCCAATGCGGCGAGCGAAGGGACACTCATGGCTGGATTGTTGAAGTCGAGTAA
- the dcd gene encoding dCTP deaminase, whose product MLSDTDIRSAMQAGEIRIEPWNPDTVGPCSVDLTLDSVFRVYNLGEAVDIRSTLPVDRDTRVVMTGERPFTILPGQFILGQTRERISVSSRYAGILEGKSSVARLGIIVHAAGLVNPGTGVRKPSHLVLEIFCENVSPVLLYPGMSIVQAMFFRLSSPASKGYDERDTSHFVGQDEPRVT is encoded by the coding sequence ATGTTGTCAGATACCGACATTCGCAGCGCCATGCAAGCTGGGGAAATCAGGATAGAGCCATGGAATCCAGACACTGTTGGCCCCTGCAGTGTGGACTTGACACTAGACTCCGTCTTCAGAGTGTATAATCTCGGAGAGGCGGTGGACATAAGGTCCACACTGCCAGTCGACCGTGACACACGAGTGGTGATGACAGGCGAGAGACCGTTCACGATTCTTCCTGGGCAGTTCATACTCGGACAGACCAGAGAGAGAATCTCCGTCTCCTCAAGATATGCTGGAATCTTGGAGGGAAAGTCCAGTGTGGCACGACTGGGAATAATCGTCCATGCAGCAGGACTGGTGAATCCGGGCACAGGAGTCAGGAAACCATCTCATCTCGTGTTGGAGATATTCTGCGAGAATGTCAGCCCAGTTCTACTCTATCCGGGCATGTCAATTGTGCAGGCGATGTTCTTTCGTCTCAGCAGTCCTGCAAGCAAGGGGTATGACGAACGTGACACAAGCCACTTTGTCGGTCAGGACGAGCCCAGAGTCACATAG